From one Candidatus Zixiibacteriota bacterium genomic stretch:
- a CDS encoding DUF2958 domain-containing protein encodes MNRALIEKVKAKMAGYPIYSQEKVEDKLVIMKLFNAFGSGTWYLIEYDPREKRAFGYVTGLGGDEWGYISIQELAELTLRGTSVPHIEVDRHFRPTRFSELKW; translated from the coding sequence ATGAATAGGGCGCTGATAGAAAAGGTTAAGGCAAAAATGGCTGGCTATCCGATCTATAGTCAAGAGAAGGTCGAGGACAAGCTCGTGATCATGAAGCTTTTCAACGCCTTTGGCTCCGGAACGTGGTACCTCATCGAGTACGACCCCCGAGAGAAGCGGGCATTCGGATATGTGACGGGTCTTGGAGGTGATGAGTGGGGATACATCAGTATCCAGGAACTTGCCGAACTTACGCTGCGAGGTACGTCGGTGCCCCACATCGAGGTGGATCGGCATTTCCGACCGACGCGATTCAGTGAACTCAAGTGGTAG